From a single Vicugna pacos chromosome 4, VicPac4, whole genome shotgun sequence genomic region:
- the LRRC26 gene encoding leucine-rich repeat-containing protein 26 → MRRPSFLSQRPLLLLLLSPWPVWTQTPAAAAHWGTQGAPHCPEACACAPDGQANCSGRALLAVPAGLSRPVRALLLDHNRVRVLPPGAFVGAGALLRLDLRENGLRWVHARAFWGLGALQELDLGANQLETLVPGTFAPLRALRVLSLADNQLARLEPAALGALPLLGALSLQDNDLSALAPGLLAGLPALNTLGLRGNPWACGCALRPLCAWLRRHPRPAPEAETLLCVSPGRLTLSPLTAFSEAAFSHCGQPLAPRDLAVVYALGPVSFLASLAACMALGSVFTACRARRRRRAAAARLRPRRLPDPGRGPASPADPGSTENAAAQA, encoded by the exons atgcggagacCCTCCTTTCTCTCGCAGCGGCCgctattgctgctgctgctgtcgcCGTGGCCAGTCTGGACCCAGACGCCTGCCGCGGCCGCCCACTGGGGAACTCAGGGCGCCCCTCACTGCCCCGAGGCGTGCGCGTGCGCGCCAGACGGCCAGGCCAACTGTTCGGGGCGAGCGCTGCTCGCCGTGCCAGCGGGCCTGAGCCGGCCGGTGCGCGCGTTGCTGCTGGACCACAACCGCGTGCGCGTGCTGCCGCCTGGCGCCTTCGTGGGCGCTGGCGCGCTGCTACGCCTGGACCTGCGAGAGAACGGACTGCGCTGGGTGCACGCGCGGGCTTTTTGGGGCCTGGGCGCGCTTCAGGAGCTCGACCTCGGCGCCAATCAGCTGGAGACGCTGGTGCCCGGCACCTTCGCGCCACTGCGCGCGCTGCGCGTCCTCTCGCTGGCGGACAACCAGCTGGCGCGCCTGGAGCCCGCGGCTCTAGGCGCGCTCCCGCTGCTGGGCGCGCTCAGCCTGCAGGATAACGATTTGTCTGCGCTCGCGCCCGGCCTGCTGGCCGGCCTGCCCGCTCTCAACACGCTGGGCCTGCGCGGCAACCCCTGGGCCTGCGGCTGCGCGCTGCGCCCGCTCTGCGCCTGGCTGCGCAGGCACCCGCGCCCCGCGCCAG AGGCCGAGACGCTGCTCTGCGTGTCGCCCGGGCGACTGACGCTCAGCCCCTTGACCGCCTTCTCCGAAGCCGCCTTCAGCCACTGCGGGCAGCCCCTTGCCCCGCGGGACCTGGCCGTGGTCTACGCGCTCGGGCCCGTCTCCTTCCTCGCCAGCCTAGCTGCCTGCATGGCTCTGGGCTCCGTGTTCACCGCCTGCCGCGCGCGCCGCCggcgccgcgccgccgccgcccgcctccggCCGAGGAGACTGCCGGATCCCGGTCGCGGCCCGGCCTCGCCTGCGGACCCTGGGAGCACGGAGAACGCCGCCGCCCAAGCCTGA